From one Lycium ferocissimum isolate CSIRO_LF1 chromosome 7, AGI_CSIRO_Lferr_CH_V1, whole genome shotgun sequence genomic stretch:
- the LOC132061933 gene encoding uncharacterized protein LOC132061933, giving the protein MAFQRSLYSSMLITVCISMLTSPSLSLLFGGPDMIAKCFASVGDVPGCVEEIITSFLSIQLRLLGPQCCRAALDIDDGCWPNVFPFNPFFPPALKNFCSTTQAQLPPPSPQFP; this is encoded by the coding sequence ATGGCTTTTCAAAGAAGTTTATACTCAAGTATGCTTATAACCGTGTGCATATCTATGTTGACATCACCAAGCTTGTCTCTTTTATTTGGAGGTCCAGACATGATAGCAAAATGCTTTGCATCAGTGGGAGATGTTCCAGGCTGTGTGGAAGAAATTATTACATCTTTTCTGAGCATTCAACTTCGTCTGCTTGGTCCTCAGTGCTGCAGAGCTGCTTTGGATATTGATGATGGATGTTGGCCAAACGTCTTCCCCTTCAATCCTTTTTTTCCACCTGCCCTCAAGAATTTTTGCTCCACTACTCAAGCTCAGTTACCACCACCCTCTCCGCAATTTCCATGA